TTATCTCTATTTTTTATCCATTCGTAAGCCTCGTGAAACACAGGTCCATTTCCACATTCATTACCTAGTGACCATAGAATAACCGAAGGTTGATTTTTATCGCGCTCCACTAAGCTATAAATACGATCCATATGAGCTGCTTTCCATTCTGGGAGATATGCTGGATGCTTTGTTTTATCAAATGAACCTTGAAGTTCAGCTCCCATTCCATGCGTTTCAATATTTGCCTCGTCAACTAAAAACAAACCATATTTATTGCACAGTTTTACCCACAATAAATTATTTGGATAATGGCTGCAACGCACCGCATTAATGTTTAGTTGTTTCATTAACTTGATGTCCTTCATCATGGTTTCTTTATCTTGATAATGACCGGTTTTTGGGTTATGCTCATGAATATTCACCCCGTGAACCATGATTCGGATGCCATTAACTAATAATTGTCCGTTCTTCAATTCTACTTTTCTAAAACCGATAGAAGTGGCAACCGTTTCTACAAATTTGCCGTTTTCATCCTTTAACGTAAGTACTAGAGTATAAAGGTTAGGTGTTTCATTATTCCATAATTTAGGGGAACTAACATTTTGTACAAACGTGGTTGATGAAACCGCATTGGCACCTAAATTCATTTTAATTGTTTTTACAAAAACTTCTTTTCCTGTAGCATCAACTAATTTAGCTACAACAGTTTGATTGTTCTTGGCAACCGAATTGGTATTTTTAAGTTTAATATCTACAGATAAACTTCCGTTTTTATAAGTAGCGTCAAGATCAGGACGAGCAAAGAAATCAGCAATACGCGTATTTGCTGTACTATAAAGATAAACGTCCCTGTCAATTCCAGATAGGCGCCAAAAATCTTGATCTTCTAAATAAGACCCATCGCTCCAACGATAGACCTCAACGGCAACCTGATTTACGCCTGCTTTTACATACTTCGTAATATCAAATTCAGTTGGGCTTTTAGTATTCTGGCTGTAGCCCACTTTTTCTCCATTTATCCAAATATACATGGCTGATGTTCCCGCTTCAAAATGAAGGTAAACACGACGTCCGTCCCAGTTTTCTGGCAACTCGAAAGTACGGCGGTAAGACCCAACAGGATTATCGGCATGATCAATGAATGGTGGATTTTTGACAAATGGATACGTAATATTAGTATAAATAGGAATTCCATATCCCACTAATTCCCAGTTGGAAGGCACTCCAATCTCTTTCCAGTTGGTCGTATTAAAATCGGGTTTAAAGAAATCTTTTGGTCTTTCATCCGGTGTAGGAGACCAATTAAACTTCCATTTCCCGTCTAAACTCATATACCATGGTGAACGAGTATAGTCATCCGCAATTGCTGATGCTTCATCTGCAAAAGGTAAAAATGCAGCTCTAGCTGGCTCACGATTAATCTGAAATACTTCAGGATTTTCCCAGTCATTGCGACTTGGTTTTTCCTGGGCAAAGACAATTAAAGATATAACAGCAAAAATGCTAGTTAAAATTGTTCTTTTTTTCATGTTCACTATTTTTTTAGGTAACTATTTTCTCATTTAGTTCTTTAATTTACAATGAATTGGCTTGCATTATAAAAGTAAAGGAACCCTGTTTTGTTTAAAAATAGCACAAATGATTAATTGCAGTACTACTGCAATTAACCATCTGTCACTATTTATTCTTATCAGTTATTGGGTGTGATTATTTTGACATTAATTTTAGCTCTATTTTGTTTTTTAACAGTGTAAGCCAATGTCTATATCCAATAAATGGATTAAAAACGTTTTTCGACAACATCCCAAATTTCATTTAGTATCAAAATTTGCTACATCATTAAACCATTAAACTTCTGTAGCCGTTTTTTTTATAAAATAATAACACCCGAGAACTAATTATTGTACTCTATTACCAATTGGCATTTTGAGTCATCTTAGGATTATTGTTTAATTCACTTTCTGGAATAGGAAAGTAATTGTATTTGGCTGAGTAATTATTGTAGCCTTCTCTTAAACTTTCTTTAATCACTTTTTCTAATGTACCCCATCTTCTTAAATCATACCAGTGAAGTCCTTCACGAGCAAATTCAACATTTCTTTGATGCATAATTTCATCCATCATTTGAGTTTGAGTCCATCCTGTCATTACAATGCTAGTTAGCTTCGCTCTGTCTCTAATTCTTTTAACTAAAGGGATTGCACTTGCCACTTTTCCTTGCATAGTTTGCGCTTCAGCAAGCATTAAAAGTACATCGGCATAACGCATAGCGTATTCATTCAATTCTGATTTCCAATCTCCTTCATCGTTATTCCACCAGTTTTGATTTTTTCTAATCCAAATAGCATTTGCTCCAAATTTTGTTGCAAAATCAGCATTATAATACATGCTTCCTGGGTAGTTCCATGCCAAAGTAGCCGTCGCTCTTGGATCAAAACCTCCATCTACCGTTTTCTCTTTGGTCATTGCATTCAATAATGTTTTTGAAGGCAATAACTCAAACCATCCACCTACTTCACCAGGAGCACATTCTTGAGCCATTGTTGTAGCTCTAGTTCTTTGTGCTGGTTCTCCTCCCCAAATAGTTGCTCCACCTACTCTACTAAACTGAATTTCAAATACAGATTCTTTACTGTTCTCATGCTTACCATCAAATAATTGAGCATAATCATCCAAAAGACCGTATCCATTTGTCCCTTCGTTATTTACTAATTTAGCAAATTGCTCTTCGGCTTTTGCCCACTCTTTTCTATATAAATACGCTTTTCCAAGATAAGCAATAGCAGTATTTTTAGTTACTCTCCCTTTTAAAGCCGCAGGATATATTTCTGGTAACGGACTAGTAGCTGCTAATTGAAAATCAGCAATTATTTGGTTCCAAACTTCATCTTCAGTCGACTTTTCTTTAAAGTAATCGGATGGGTCTTTTACTAAATCAGTAAATATTGGCACACTTCCAAATTCAATTACTAAATTAAAATAATTCAATCCTCTTAAAAAACTAGCTTCGGCAACTAATTGCGCTCTTTTAGTTTCATCAATATTTTGGATTTGTGGAGCATAATTTATCACCTGATTGGCACGAAATATCCCTATGTACATTGCTTTAAACATCCCTGTAGTTTCTGCCGTACTAGGACTATTTTTATAAGTAGCGACTGCAAAACGTCCAGGAACGTCATTTCTAGCAATAAAGTTTTCTGTTCTATTCTCTTTTAATTGCATGGCTTGAATTTCCCAATACCCTGCATTATTATTATCTACTAATGTATTATATACCGTAGCTAATCCAGACTCCAGATCGGCTGGTGTTTGCCAGAAAGATTCTGTTGTTAATTTATTTGGGTTCCCGAATTCAAGGTTGTCCGAACAAGAACTTAGCGTTACAAGTCCACCCATAAAAAATACTATGATTAATTTCTTTTTCATTTTTGTCGATTTAAAAGTTAAGTTGAATTCCAAATGTAATTGTCTTGCTTAACGGATAAGATTTATAATCTATCCCTCTACCTCCAAGTCCATCACTTGAAACATCTGGATTATATCCTGTATACTTAGTAAAAGTATGCAAGTTGTCTCCGGCAACATATAATCGGCATCTGTCAATCGCTAATTTTTGACTTAAGCTATTCGGGATAGTATACCCAACTTGGACCGTTTTGATTCTAAAGTAAGAACCGTTTTCAAGAAAACGATCAGAATAGTCTGCTCCATTATCATTTAAATCGTCAATGTCCAATCTTGGGAAATTTGAATTTGGATTAAATGTATAAGAGTTTAAAGTTGCACTAGAATAATTAATGTTTGATCTTACAGTAGCGATATCCGTATTATTACCATTATAAATCATATTTCCTTGCGTCCCTTGAGCTGCTATTGTAAAGTCAATTCCTTTCCAATCAGCTGTAAGACGTAAACCATATTCAAAATCTGGGAAAGCACTTCCTCTATACTGTCTATCAGCACCATCAATTTGCCCATCACCATTAAAGTCAACATATTTTATATCTCCTACTTGTGCTCTTGGTTGGATTGGATTTCCATTTAAAGTATAAGCATCAATTTCTTCTTGAGATCTGAATAAACCATCCGTTTTAACAAGAAAAAAAGAATAAATAGGATATCCTACTTTACTATACGTTACTGCTGCTCCGTGGAATGATCCACTAGAACCTGCTAGAATTTGACTTCCTGTACTTAAATCTTCTACACGATTTTTTACACTAGAAATATTAGAAGAAACAGAGAAATTAACTTCTCCTACTTTTTTATTATAAGTCAATCCTAATTCAAAACCTTTGTTAGACACTTTACCAGCATTCGTATAAGGGTCATTGCTAGAACCTACTGACAATGGAATTGGCACACGCAAAAGTAAATCTGTCGTATTTTTTTCAAAGTAATCAGCAGTAAAGTCTAATTGACCATTCCACATTGACAAATCAACCCCTACATTTGCAGTTGCAGTTGATTCCCATTTTAAACCAATTGCAGGATATTCTTGTTGAATATTACCAATCCATAATGAATTTGGCTCGCCCACTGCATAGCTGATTCCTGGAGAAATCAAACCAAGATACTGGTAGTCTCCAATTTCTTGATTCCCTAATACACCATAACTAGCACGTAATTTTAACTCAGATACAGGTAAGTTTAACTTGGTGAAAAAATCTTCTTTTCCAATTCCCCAAGCTGCAGAAATAGATGGGAAATTCCCCCATTTGTTTTCTGGGCTAAAACGAGAAGAACCATCACGTCTAAATGTTGCAGTAAAAATATATTTATTGTCATATGAATAAATAGCACGACCAAGGAAAGACATTAATTTACTTTCACTTGCTAAACCAACAATTGAAGGATCTTCTGCTCCAGCAAGAACATAAATACCATCAGGTAATCCTGAAACTGAACCTGAAATTGAACGAAATTTATTTTCATAAACCGTATGTCCAACTAATAAATTTACAGAATGTTTTCCAAAAGTTTTAGAATAATTCAACGTATTTTCTATTTGATAATACTGATTCATATCACTTCCTTCAGCTAAAGTATTCTTTAAATTCTTAAAGAAACCACCCACTTCGTAACGAGGTGTATAATTATAAGCTTTATGCTCAGAAATAGTTGCCCCTACGTTTAACTTATATTTAAAACCATCAAAAAAACTTGCTTCAGCATAAGTGTTTATCAATGCTTGGTAATAATCATTCTTTACATCAAAAAGATTCAAAGCAGCAACTGGATTAAATATATCCGTTACTGAACCAGATGCACCTCCATAACCTCCGATGGCGTTTTCGTCATAAATGGCAAAACCAGGAATCATTGATATTGCTGATCCTACAACATTTCTTCCTTGTCCAGGAACACCTGGTAAATCTTTTCTTTTTTCTTTGGTCAACATTACTGTTTCACCAATTTTAAAGATCCCTTTTTTATAATCCGATTTAACTCTTAAATTAACACGGTCATAATTAGTCTCTTTAACAACTCCTTCTTGATTAAAGTAGCTTAATGACATACTATACTTCACATTATCAGAACCTCCTGAAAGTCCCAATGAGTAATTTTTAGTTGGAGCCGTTCTGAATATTTCATTTTGCCAGTTTATACCTGCACCCGAAACTTCTGGGTTTAGAGCAATATCCAACGGCTGTTTTCCTGCTGCGGTATAGGCCGCAGTACTTACTTTTGCCCATTCCTCTTGATTTAACAAATCTAACTTTTTAGCTACGCTTGCAGACCCAAAAGAAGAATTGAAAGATACTTTCATATCTCCCTTTTTACCACTCTTTGTTGTAATTAAAATAACCCCATTTGCAGCTCTAGACCCATAAATGGCGGCAGCAGATGCATCTTTCAATACTTGAATAGACTCAATGTCATTTGGATTCAAATTATTCATTGATGCTACTGCAATATCATCAACTAAAATCAACGGATTATTATTGTTTAATGATCCAGCTCCTCTAATCTGGATTTTAGTTCCAGAACCTGGAGCACCTCCACCTGATTCTACTGTTACACCAGCAATTTTTCCCTGAATTGCACTACCTAAATTCGTGTTACTTTGAGCGTCTAATTGTGATGCTTTTAAGCCTCCAACAGCTCCAGTCATATCACTTTTCTTGATAGTACCATATCCAATAATAACAACTTCATCTAAAGTGTTATTTTCTTCATTTAATACTACATTAACGATTTTTCTGCCTTTAACAGCCTCTTCCACTTTACCATATCCAATGTAAGAGAATACTAAGGTTACATTAGAATCACTTACATTTAATACATAATTTCCATCAACATCAGTCATGGTACTATTGGTAGTCCCTTTGACAAGTACAGAAGCTCCAATAATAGTTTGAGATGTCTTTTGATCTATAACAGATCCCTTTATCGTATTTTGAGCTTGCAAACTAATACAAGAAATCAAAATAAAAAGAGATAAAGTGAGTTTAGAAGTTAAGAAAGTTTTAATCCTTAACATCTGATTTACGTTCTTCATGGTTTTCATAAATTCATGTTTTTAATAATTGGTTGGTTAATAATTTTTTTTTTTTGCTTAATCATTCTTAAAAAAAAACACAAAAGTTTTGCAACCCTACTTAAAAAGAAGGAAATTTAAATTGAGCTCTAATTCAATTTTTAAGTGTATATTTTAAAAGATTTTTTTACTATAGGCGCGTCTTATAATGAACTTCTGATTGGTTTTTCAGAAGTTCCGCACTTTTCTCAGGGGTAATATCTCTTTGTGATTCTCCCATCATTTCATATCCTACCATGAATTTTTTTACGGTTGCAGAACGTAATAATGGTGGGTAAAAATGCATATGAAATTGCCATTCTGGATGTTCCTCACCATCAGTTGGAGCTTGATGAATTCCTGAGGAATAAGGGAATGACGTTTCAAAAAGATTGTCGTATTTAATTGTTAATAGTTTTAAAATGGATGCAAAACCAGTTACCTCATCAGTTGTAAAATCAGTAATTTTTGTCAAATGACGTTTACTGATAATCATTGTTTCATAAGGCCAAATAGCCCAAAAAGGAACCAATGCTACAAAATGATCATTCTCGATTACAATACGCTCATTTAGTTTTAGCTCTTCTTGCAAATAATCCTGCAATAAATTACTTCCGTTTTTGTCTAAATACCCTTTTAAATTATTTTGCGTTTTCTCTACTTCTGTTGGTAAAGAAGATTGTGCCCATATTTGTCCATGCGGATGCGGGTTACTGCATCCCATAACACTTCCTTTATTTTCAAAAATTTGAACGTGATTGATGTAATCTACAGCACCTAAATCCGTATATTCTTTTTGCCAAGTATGAATAATGTTTTCAATACCTTCCACTTCCATTTCAGGCAATGTCAAATTGTGTTTTGGTGAAAAACAAACCACACGAGAAATACCTCTTTCCGGTTGTGCTTTAAAAAAAGTGTTGTTTTTGTTTTCTTCAAAAGCAATCTCTTCTTGCTTTAAAGCGGCAAAATCATTTTCAAAAACAAAGGCATTTTCATACGATGGATTTACTTCTCCATTAGCGCGCACATTTCCTGGACACAAGTAACAAGTTGGGTCATATTCTGGCAAAGAATCTGAGGTGACTTTTTCATTTTGACCTTGCCAAGGACGTTTAGCACGGTGTGGCGAAACCAAAACCCATTCGTTGATTAATGGATTATAGCGTCTGTGCGGATCTTCGTTGATATCAAAATTTTTCATTCTAATTGTTTTTATAAAGTGTTGTTCCGTTTCCGATTTTTACATCATAAATTTTTAATTCTATTCCAAAAGTCTCAAAATAAAGTGCCGAAAGCTCCTTTTTGATTCGGTTTTCATGTCCTTTTTTAATTAAGTTAATGGTGCAGCCGCCAAAACCACCACCCATTAATCGAGAACCTACAACTGCTTCCTCGTTTTTAAGGGTATTGACAATCATGTCTAGTTCAGCACAACTTACTTCATAATCTGAGGACAATCCTTCATGTGTTTCAAACATTAACTTCCCAAGAGTTTCAATATTTCCTTTGTCTAATGCTTCACATGCCAGGATAACCCGATTGATTTCTTTTACTACGAAAAGACTTCTTTTAAAAACATTAGGACTCATTACATTTTGTAATCCTAAAATATGTTGCTCTGTACAATCTCTAAAACTTGATATCTCAGGAAAATTATTTTTCACAATTGCAATCCCTTCTTCACACTGTTCTCTTCTTTCATTATATGCCGATGTCATTAAGGAATGCTTCACATTTGAATCAAATAAAATCAAAGAATAATCATTGAAATCAGCATTATGATATTCATACTCCAATGTTTTGCAATCAATTTTTATTACCTTATTTTCTAAACCCATCACACTAGAAAATTGATCCATAATTCCACAATTGATTCCTACCCAATGTTCAGCGCTTTGCCCCATTAGCGCCATATCAACTGGTTTTATATCCAAATTAAAAAGTTCATTTAGTCCAAATAAAAAACCACACTCTAAAGCTGCAGAGGATGATAACCCAGAACCAACTGGAATATTACTGCTAAAAACACAGTTGAAACCTTCAAACTCAAAACCTTTTATTTTCAATTGATTGATAACCCCTCTCACATAATTAGTCCAAACATTGTCGGTCAATTCAACTGAATCTGCAAGGTTAATTTCGAATTCATCATTAAGATCAATTGCAACTATTCTTGATTGATTTGTATTGTTTTTCTCGAAAGCAAAACAAATTATTTTATCAATTGCCGCTGGCAAAACATAACCATCATTATAATCAATATGTTCTCCAATAATATTAATCCTTCCTGGAGAAAGCACAATTTTTTCTGCAGTTGAACCAAAGGTTTCCTGAAAAAAATTGGTAGTATTTTTAATTAAAATATCATTCATTATTTTGAAATTATTATTCTTAACTGTATTAGTTTTCGAGGCTTGAACCACTTTTTCCCTTTTAAAATCCTTCTCTTTATAAGGTATCACTGCAATTCTTGCTTCGACTTTTTATTTATTTTGTAGATACTAAATTTAATTTACCACTCTTAAGCCCTGCTCCATTTACTTCGAGCTTTACATCCCCAGCTGTTGTTGTCGATTTTACAAGTACTACTAACTTTCCACTAAAAAGTTTCATAGTATCTTTATGAAACATTTCGAGCGAAGTAGCATCCCCATTACAAGCTGCCCTGAAAGTACCCGCTCCTTTAACTTTAAATTTTAATTGGTTTGTTGCCGTAGGGCACGGAATTCCATTTTTATCAACTACTGATACAGTGACAAAAGATATATCTTCGCCATCAGCAGTAATTGATTTTCTGTCTGCGTCTAAAACTATTTGATATGGCTTGCCAGCAGTTTTTACTTCTTGTTCAGCAATCGCTTTACCATTGTCGTCATAAGCCACGACTTTTACCGTTCCTGGCTCATATTTTACATCCATCCACATTAAACGGTAGCGATTTTGTGGGGTACTGTTGTTTTTTTTCTGCACACCCATGCTTATGCCATTTATAAAAAGTTCAGCGCTGTTGTAGTTCGTATAGACAAAAACAGGAGTAATTTCTCCTTCACGACCTTCCCAGTTCCAATGCGGCAAAATATGAAGAGTTGATTCCTTCGTATTCCAACGGCTTCTGTATAAATAATAGCGATCCTTAGGTAAACCCGCTAAATCGTTAATTCCAAAATAAGAACTTCGAGACGGCCAGCTTTCATCATAAGGTGTAGGTTCACCCAAATAATCAAAACCAGTCCAAACAAATTCACCAATAACCCAAGGTTTATCATCTTGAAGAACAAAATCTTCATCGGGTACATTAGACCAGCTACACGCTTCTAAATCATAAGATGAAGACTGAAAGTCAGGATATTGCTTCATTTTTTCTTGAACCACAGGAAATTTATAAATCCCTCTAGAACTTACAGTTGAAGCAGTTTCTGAACCTAAAATAAAACCTTGTGGAAATTTCGCAAAGGCTTCATCATATAAATGCACACGATAGTTTAAACCTGGAACATCCAACACTGCTCCAAAACCAGATTCCATAGTCGCTTTTACTTGATCCATACCCACAGTTACTGGGCGTGTTGGGTCTTCTCTATGAAATATTTCTTGCAACCATTTGGCTCTTTTTACACCTGCTTCTCCCCATTGATCAGGCACTTCGTTTCCAGCACTCCACATTACAATAGAAGGATGATTTCTTGTTGCACGCACCAAATTCACGATGTCTTTTTCGGCATAATCCTCAAAAAAACGATGATAACCATTCTCTACTTTCGGTTTTGCCCATTCATCAAAACTCTCTGCCAAAAACAAAAAACCCATTTCATCAGCCAATTCCAGTTGTTCAAAAGAGGGCATATTGTGTGAACTACGGATCGCATTGCAACCCATATCTTTTAATATCATCATTTGTCTGCGCAAAGCAGCTTTATTTACTGCAACTCCTAGTGGACCAAGATCGTGGTGCAGACAAACGCCTTTAAATTTAGTTACCTTCCCATTTAGACTAAATCCTTTATTGGGTTCGTATTTTATTTCTCGAATTCCAAAAGGAGTTGACATCACATCTTTCAGTTCTTTACCAACATACAATTGGGAAACCGCTTTATATAAATAAGGGGTTTCAGGGCTCCATAATTTTGGATTTTCAACTTTTATATTTTGATCAAACTCATTTCCGAATTGTATCGTCGACTCCTCAGAGTTTAGTTTATGTCCTTCGGCGTCAAAAATAGTGGTAACTAAACGGGTGTTTTCCCCAGAAGTTTTTGTCTTAATATTAACTTTAGCAACTTCGTCATTTATAAAAGGTGTCGTTACAAACTGTCCCCATTGGTCAATACTTTCGTTATTTTTTATAATAACACTTACATTTCGATATAAACCAGCACCAGGATACCAACGTGAAGCAAATTCTTTATTGGTTAGTTTTACTGATAAAGTGTTCTCTCCTTCTTCTACAAATTGGGAAACATCAAAATAGAAATAACTGTAACCATACGCCCATTCTCCTACTTTTTTTCCGTTCAAATACACTTGAGGTTCGCTCATTGCCCCTTCAAAAAGTAAAA
The Flavobacterium sp. WC2421 genome window above contains:
- a CDS encoding RagB/SusD family nutrient uptake outer membrane protein produces the protein MKKKLIIVFFMGGLVTLSSCSDNLEFGNPNKLTTESFWQTPADLESGLATVYNTLVDNNNAGYWEIQAMQLKENRTENFIARNDVPGRFAVATYKNSPSTAETTGMFKAMYIGIFRANQVINYAPQIQNIDETKRAQLVAEASFLRGLNYFNLVIEFGSVPIFTDLVKDPSDYFKEKSTEDEVWNQIIADFQLAATSPLPEIYPAALKGRVTKNTAIAYLGKAYLYRKEWAKAEEQFAKLVNNEGTNGYGLLDDYAQLFDGKHENSKESVFEIQFSRVGGATIWGGEPAQRTRATTMAQECAPGEVGGWFELLPSKTLLNAMTKEKTVDGGFDPRATATLAWNYPGSMYYNADFATKFGANAIWIRKNQNWWNNDEGDWKSELNEYAMRYADVLLMLAEAQTMQGKVASAIPLVKRIRDRAKLTSIVMTGWTQTQMMDEIMHQRNVEFAREGLHWYDLRRWGTLEKVIKESLREGYNNYSAKYNYFPIPESELNNNPKMTQNANW
- a CDS encoding SusC/RagA family TonB-linked outer membrane protein, giving the protein MKTMKNVNQMLRIKTFLTSKLTLSLFILISCISLQAQNTIKGSVIDQKTSQTIIGASVLVKGTTNSTMTDVDGNYVLNVSDSNVTLVFSYIGYGKVEEAVKGRKIVNVVLNEENNTLDEVVIIGYGTIKKSDMTGAVGGLKASQLDAQSNTNLGSAIQGKIAGVTVESGGGAPGSGTKIQIRGAGSLNNNNPLILVDDIAVASMNNLNPNDIESIQVLKDASAAAIYGSRAANGVILITTKSGKKGDMKVSFNSSFGSASVAKKLDLLNQEEWAKVSTAAYTAAGKQPLDIALNPEVSGAGINWQNEIFRTAPTKNYSLGLSGGSDNVKYSMSLSYFNQEGVVKETNYDRVNLRVKSDYKKGIFKIGETVMLTKEKRKDLPGVPGQGRNVVGSAISMIPGFAIYDENAIGGYGGASGSVTDIFNPVAALNLFDVKNDYYQALINTYAEASFFDGFKYKLNVGATISEHKAYNYTPRYEVGGFFKNLKNTLAEGSDMNQYYQIENTLNYSKTFGKHSVNLLVGHTVYENKFRSISGSVSGLPDGIYVLAGAEDPSIVGLASESKLMSFLGRAIYSYDNKYIFTATFRRDGSSRFSPENKWGNFPSISAAWGIGKEDFFTKLNLPVSELKLRASYGVLGNQEIGDYQYLGLISPGISYAVGEPNSLWIGNIQQEYPAIGLKWESTATANVGVDLSMWNGQLDFTADYFEKNTTDLLLRVPIPLSVGSSNDPYTNAGKVSNKGFELGLTYNKKVGEVNFSVSSNISSVKNRVEDLSTGSQILAGSSGSFHGAAVTYSKVGYPIYSFFLVKTDGLFRSQEEIDAYTLNGNPIQPRAQVGDIKYVDFNGDGQIDGADRQYRGSAFPDFEYGLRLTADWKGIDFTIAAQGTQGNMIYNGNNTDIATVRSNINYSSATLNSYTFNPNSNFPRLDIDDLNDNGADYSDRFLENGSYFRIKTVQVGYTIPNSLSQKLAIDRCRLYVAGDNLHTFTKYTGYNPDVSSDGLGGRGIDYKSYPLSKTITFGIQLNF
- the galT gene encoding galactose-1-phosphate uridylyltransferase encodes the protein MKNFDINEDPHRRYNPLINEWVLVSPHRAKRPWQGQNEKVTSDSLPEYDPTCYLCPGNVRANGEVNPSYENAFVFENDFAALKQEEIAFEENKNNTFFKAQPERGISRVVCFSPKHNLTLPEMEVEGIENIIHTWQKEYTDLGAVDYINHVQIFENKGSVMGCSNPHPHGQIWAQSSLPTEVEKTQNNLKGYLDKNGSNLLQDYLQEELKLNERIVIENDHFVALVPFWAIWPYETMIISKRHLTKITDFTTDEVTGFASILKLLTIKYDNLFETSFPYSSGIHQAPTDGEEHPEWQFHMHFYPPLLRSATVKKFMVGYEMMGESQRDITPEKSAELLKNQSEVHYKTRL
- the galK gene encoding galactokinase; amino-acid sequence: MNDILIKNTTNFFQETFGSTAEKIVLSPGRINIIGEHIDYNDGYVLPAAIDKIICFAFEKNNTNQSRIVAIDLNDEFEINLADSVELTDNVWTNYVRGVINQLKIKGFEFEGFNCVFSSNIPVGSGLSSSAALECGFLFGLNELFNLDIKPVDMALMGQSAEHWVGINCGIMDQFSSVMGLENKVIKIDCKTLEYEYHNADFNDYSLILFDSNVKHSLMTSAYNERREQCEEGIAIVKNNFPEISSFRDCTEQHILGLQNVMSPNVFKRSLFVVKEINRVILACEALDKGNIETLGKLMFETHEGLSSDYEVSCAELDMIVNTLKNEEAVVGSRLMGGGFGGCTINLIKKGHENRIKKELSALYFETFGIELKIYDVKIGNGTTLYKNN
- a CDS encoding DUF4982 domain-containing protein → MIKIINNILFLLLIVLGFSSGEIQAQSQSKIKLDTNWKFQKGDFEEASKINFNDSKWESVTVPHDWAIYGPFDKNVDKQSVAIVQNGENVATEKTGRTGALPHIGTAWYRNKFTLPKDSKGKKIILLFEGAMSEPQVYLNGKKVGEWAYGYSYFYFDVSQFVEEGENTLSVKLTNKEFASRWYPGAGLYRNVSVIIKNNESIDQWGQFVTTPFINDEVAKVNIKTKTSGENTRLVTTIFDAEGHKLNSEESTIQFGNEFDQNIKVENPKLWSPETPYLYKAVSQLYVGKELKDVMSTPFGIREIKYEPNKGFSLNGKVTKFKGVCLHHDLGPLGVAVNKAALRRQMMILKDMGCNAIRSSHNMPSFEQLELADEMGFLFLAESFDEWAKPKVENGYHRFFEDYAEKDIVNLVRATRNHPSIVMWSAGNEVPDQWGEAGVKRAKWLQEIFHREDPTRPVTVGMDQVKATMESGFGAVLDVPGLNYRVHLYDEAFAKFPQGFILGSETASTVSSRGIYKFPVVQEKMKQYPDFQSSSYDLEACSWSNVPDEDFVLQDDKPWVIGEFVWTGFDYLGEPTPYDESWPSRSSYFGINDLAGLPKDRYYLYRSRWNTKESTLHILPHWNWEGREGEITPVFVYTNYNSAELFINGISMGVQKKNNSTPQNRYRLMWMDVKYEPGTVKVVAYDDNGKAIAEQEVKTAGKPYQIVLDADRKSITADGEDISFVTVSVVDKNGIPCPTATNQLKFKVKGAGTFRAACNGDATSLEMFHKDTMKLFSGKLVVLVKSTTTAGDVKLEVNGAGLKSGKLNLVSTK